A window of Caldivirga sp. genomic DNA:
TGCTTAATGTTTGGCTACTAACTTGACCAAGGGATTCGCCAGTAACTATACCCATGTAATTGCCCTCCACCACTATTGATTCAGCTAACTTATATAGGAATTTCTTGAAGACAATGTTCATGAAGTGACTGTTCACTAAGCCCCTCATGGTGTTTACTAGTTGAGTGCAATCCGCAATCATGATTAGTGGATCGTATCCGAAGACCCAATGATCATAAAGGTACTTAATAATCCTAATTAACCCTATAACATCCACTGGTGGAGCTAGGCTACAGAACAATACATCAACCAAGGCTCCCCTCCTACTCATTAACCAGTACGCTACAGGTGAGTCGAAGCCGCCGGAGACTAGTGCGAGTACCTTACCTCCCTGTGAACCTAAAGGTAAGCCACCTGGCCCATTTATCACTTCATCAAATAGGAAGGCATAATTATCCCTAATCTCCACATATAACTCCACCTCTGGGTTATCTAAGTCAACACCGTTTGAAAATGGATAGAGCGCAGCGCCAACTCGCTTAGCCACGTCAATTGATGTGAATGGGTGGTTACCGGTTCTGCTAACCCTGACTGCGAATTTTCTTCCAGTAACCTTACTACGCCATAGCTCATAGGCAACCGTCGCTATTTCATTAATGTTAATGAAATTGAAGTAGTAGGCTGGTGATGCTGATACAACACCAAACACCCTTGCAGCCATTAATGCAGCATTAATTAGGTCCTCTTTAGGTACGCTTACCAGGATCCTACCCCTAGTTTTACTAATACTGTAGTTCAATATGCCCCCTCTATTCAAGGATTCCTGAATATTCTTAATTAATAGATTCTCCAGTCTAACCCTAACTCTGTTACTCTTCACCCCTATTTCCCCATATCTAACTAGTACAATTGGATTAAGGTTCATTGGGTTCAAGCCTCCAGTGGTGTTAATATTTCTTATTCATGAAGCTGGCTTATGCCGTTGATTACACTTGGTCTGCCCCTAATGTACTTAAGTACAAGTCTTTTAGCCTCCTCAACACCCTTAAAGTCATTAACCTTAGTCCACTTACCTGGTTCAAGCTCCTTATAATGCTCGAAGAAGTGCCTTATCTGGTAAAGTATCACATCAGGTAAATCCTTTATATCCTTCACCATTGAGAACCTGGGATCAACCTTAGTTAACGGTACTGTTATTAACTTATAG
This region includes:
- the thiI gene encoding tRNA uracil 4-sulfurtransferase ThiI, which gives rise to MNLNPIVLVRYGEIGVKSNRVRVRLENLLIKNIQESLNRGGILNYSISKTRGRILVSVPKEDLINAALMAARVFGVVSASPAYYFNFININEIATVAYELWRSKVTGRKFAVRVSRTGNHPFTSIDVAKRVGAALYPFSNGVDLDNPEVELYVEIRDNYAFLFDEVINGPGGLPLGSQGGKVLALVSGGFDSPVAYWLMSRRGALVDVLFCSLAPPVDVIGLIRIIKYLYDHWVFGYDPLIMIADCTQLVNTMRGLVNSHFMNIVFKKFLYKLAESIVVEGNYMGIVTGESLGQVSSQTLSNLHSASMGINVPIFRPLIGMDKDDIIKLAKRIGTYEESARMIEPCSVFSRKPRTRSTPSRLDEELSKVINLLSAIKASIIKVKASELSSINEKSLLSNWRINITNTGTGSIGSCK